From the genome of Pelmatolapia mariae isolate MD_Pm_ZW linkage group LG12, Pm_UMD_F_2, whole genome shotgun sequence, one region includes:
- the ppil3 gene encoding peptidyl-prolyl cis-trans isomerase-like 3, which yields MAVTLHTDLGDIKIELFCERTPRACENFLALCASGFYNGCVFHRNIKGFMVQTGDPTGTGKGGTSIWGRKFEDEFSEHLKHNVRGVVSMANNGPNTNGSQFFFTYAKQPHLDMKYTVFGKIIDGLETLDELEKLPVNEKTFRPLTETRIKDVTIHANPFAG from the exons ATG GCTGTTACACTTCACACAGATCTAGGAGACATTAAAATTGAATTGTTCTGTGAGCGCACACCGAGGGCATGTGAG AACTTTCTTGCTTTGTGTGCCAGCGGCTTCTACAATGGTTGCGTCTTCCACCGAAATATAAAGGGCTTCATGGTTCAGACCGGAGATCCTACAG GCACCGGTAAAGGAGGAACAAGCATATGGGGGCGCAAATTTGAGGATGAGTTCAGTGAACACTTAAAA CATAATGTAAGAGGAGTGGTCTCCATGGCAAACAATGGTCCCAACACGAATGGCTCCCAGTTTTTCTTCACCTATGCCAAACAGCCTCACCTTGACATGAAGTACACAGTGTTTGGAAA GATAATAGACGGCTTGGAAACACTGGATGAGCTGGAGAAGCTGCCTGTGAATGAAAAGACGTTCCGGCCACTGACTGAAACTCGGATAAAGGATGTGACCATTCATGCTAATCCTTTTGCTGGATAG